One genomic region from Candidatus Bathyarchaeia archaeon encodes:
- a CDS encoding Lsm family RNA-binding protein gives MAQRRFFTEVSALIDKTVIVTTTAGKTYNGTLIGINPDNLSLCLADAKDEEGKKLHRVFLNGNVVAQILSVEKPFDLKALAERLERVFPTMVKLYEDKGFIWVMDKVKVTEKGVVEGSGPAAERVQKVYEQFISETRG, from the coding sequence GTGGCTCAGAGAAGGTTCTTCACGGAAGTTTCGGCTCTCATAGACAAAACCGTGATCGTCACAACCACGGCTGGCAAAACATATAATGGAACATTGATAGGAATTAACCCGGACAATTTAAGTCTGTGCCTAGCGGATGCGAAAGATGAGGAGGGTAAAAAGCTTCATAGAGTTTTCTTGAACGGTAATGTTGTCGCCCAAATCTTGAGTGTTGAAAAGCCTTTTGACTTGAAGGCTTTGGCTGAACGTCTTGAAAGGGTTTTCCCAACAATGGTTAAGCTTTATGAGGATAAGGGTTTCATATGGGTTATGGACAAGGTTAAAGTAACAGAGAAAGGCGTTGTTGAGGGCTCAGGTCCGGCTGCAGAAAGAGTGCAGAAGGTTTACGAACAGTTTATTAGCGAAACTAGGGGTTAA
- a CDS encoding PAC2 family protein — MALTVQFEEKPKLENPVLIEGLPGIGFVANIVALHLIHELKAKLFARIFSASFQDLAVTTETGSTRSPINELYYYKNKGEGRDLIIWYGNTQALTTFGQYELCGKVLDIAEELGCRFLITVGGFKQEEVKETPEIYCAASDPETLKEALNLGAKIMVGNIFGVAGILIGLGSLRGFRGLSLLVETLGTYPDANAARYALSALNKYLNLKVDLSRLDVAAEKTTKILESFGWVRTVKEEKKREEQFRWFV, encoded by the coding sequence ATGGCTTTAACTGTCCAATTTGAGGAGAAGCCAAAACTTGAAAACCCAGTTCTAATCGAGGGACTGCCGGGGATAGGCTTTGTAGCCAACATAGTCGCATTACACTTAATCCACGAACTGAAAGCCAAACTCTTCGCCAGAATCTTTTCAGCATCCTTCCAAGACCTAGCAGTGACAACAGAAACAGGAAGCACCCGCTCCCCAATAAACGAGCTATACTACTACAAGAACAAGGGAGAAGGTCGAGACCTAATTATTTGGTATGGCAACACCCAAGCCCTAACGACTTTTGGGCAATATGAACTGTGCGGTAAAGTTCTTGACATTGCCGAGGAGCTTGGATGCCGCTTCCTCATAACCGTTGGCGGGTTTAAACAGGAGGAGGTTAAGGAGACGCCGGAGATTTACTGTGCAGCCTCTGACCCGGAAACATTAAAAGAAGCCTTAAATCTGGGTGCAAAAATTATGGTTGGAAACATTTTCGGAGTGGCTGGCATACTGATAGGGCTTGGAAGTCTAAGAGGCTTTAGGGGCCTCTCGCTTCTAGTGGAGACTTTAGGCACTTATCCAGATGCAAATGCTGCCCGTTACGCGCTTTCCGCCCTAAACAAGTATTTGAACCTAAAGGTTGACTTGTCGAGGCTTGATGTTGCAGCTGAGAAGACGACGAAAATTTTGGAGTCCTTCGGCTGGGTTAGAACTGTCAAGGAAGAAAAGAAAAGGGAAGAGCAATTCCGCTGGTTTGTTTAA
- the tgtA gene encoding tRNA guanosine(15) transglycosylase TgtA, whose product MSFEIRERDLLARIGRLRTKSGTIETPLLFPVINPAIQLIPPKRIREEFGFEALITNAYILKRRFQNQPAEKGLHTFLDFKGVIMTDSGAYQILVYGDVEITPEEIVDYQERIDTDIATILDWPTGWRVSRKRAEQTVNETLKRAAELFKIKKREDILWVGPVQGGRYLDLVATSASEMAKLPFDIHALGSPTEVMENYRFDVLVDMILTAKMNLPIERPFHLFGAGHPFMFSLAVALGCDFFDSAAYAIYARENRYMTETGTARLEELEFFPCACPKCSSKNPKSVTELPNKERQTFIAEHNLYVCYAEIKRIKQAIKEGRLWEHLEFRAHGHPALLQALKKLKKYEGFIEKHSPTVKRSGLFYFDSLGLARPEVVRHRIRLSERYAPPKEAEILILMPQTRAKPYHKSEEYKKLAKALRDFPKKHLRRFHVCFYEAPFGVIPLELDEVYPLSQHETAIPPDKETVEYVASQVADYIGRSNYKTVLLLQNIEDWGEEVLKACKKACVAKGVAFKSFNMDNKWIKSVLNFLKKVQVG is encoded by the coding sequence ATGAGTTTCGAGATAAGAGAAAGGGACTTACTTGCAAGAATCGGGAGACTGCGGACCAAAAGCGGCACTATAGAGACTCCACTCCTCTTTCCAGTTATAAATCCGGCTATACAATTAATTCCGCCGAAGAGAATCCGCGAAGAGTTTGGCTTTGAAGCCCTAATAACGAATGCCTACATCCTTAAAAGGCGATTCCAAAACCAGCCAGCCGAAAAGGGCTTACACACTTTTCTGGATTTTAAAGGTGTAATAATGACGGATTCGGGCGCCTACCAAATCCTAGTTTATGGAGATGTGGAAATCACTCCCGAAGAAATTGTGGATTACCAGGAGCGGATTGATACTGACATAGCCACAATACTGGATTGGCCAACCGGCTGGAGGGTCTCAAGGAAACGCGCAGAACAAACAGTGAATGAAACGCTGAAAAGGGCTGCTGAACTCTTCAAGATTAAAAAGAGGGAGGATATTCTCTGGGTTGGGCCGGTTCAAGGTGGACGTTATCTAGATTTGGTGGCGACGTCGGCTTCTGAGATGGCTAAGCTTCCATTTGACATCCACGCTTTAGGAAGCCCAACTGAGGTTATGGAAAATTACCGCTTCGACGTTTTGGTGGACATGATTTTAACAGCAAAAATGAACTTACCTATCGAACGACCTTTCCACCTTTTTGGTGCTGGGCACCCCTTCATGTTTTCCTTGGCTGTCGCTTTAGGATGCGACTTTTTTGATTCTGCGGCCTACGCCATCTATGCTAGAGAAAACAGGTACATGACGGAAACTGGAACTGCGCGGCTTGAAGAGCTTGAATTTTTCCCGTGTGCGTGTCCAAAATGTTCAAGCAAGAATCCAAAAAGTGTTACGGAGCTTCCCAACAAGGAGAGGCAAACCTTCATAGCGGAACACAACCTTTACGTTTGCTATGCTGAAATTAAGCGGATAAAACAAGCAATAAAGGAAGGTAGGCTTTGGGAGCATTTGGAGTTTAGGGCTCATGGACACCCCGCACTGTTACAAGCGTTAAAAAAGCTGAAAAAATATGAAGGCTTCATTGAGAAGCACAGCCCAACCGTAAAGCGCAGCGGACTTTTCTATTTTGATTCTCTTGGTTTAGCTCGTCCAGAGGTTGTACGCCACAGAATCCGATTGTCTGAAAGGTATGCTCCTCCAAAGGAGGCTGAAATTCTTATATTAATGCCTCAAACTAGAGCCAAACCATACCACAAATCTGAAGAGTATAAAAAGCTGGCGAAAGCCCTTCGGGATTTTCCGAAAAAGCACCTGCGGAGATTTCACGTTTGTTTTTATGAGGCGCCCTTTGGAGTAATTCCATTAGAGCTTGATGAGGTTTATCCGCTTTCTCAGCATGAAACAGCCATACCGCCGGATAAGGAGACGGTGGAATATGTGGCTTCCCAAGTAGCAGACTATATAGGCAGAAGCAATTACAAAACGGTGCTGTTACTCCAAAACATTGAAGATTGGGGCGAAGAAGTTTTGAAGGCATGCAAAAAGGCATGCGTGGCTAAAGGCGTCGCCTTTAAATCTTTTAATATGGATAATAAGTGGATTAAATCGGTGTTAAACTTTTTAAAGAAGGTGCAGGTTGGCTAG
- a CDS encoding PHP domain-containing protein, whose product MIHADLHIHTMFSPDASIHPKTIVEQLFAHPHIKAAAITDHNTVRGYHKVLELAKAYPDILIIPGIEVSSFGGDLILLGIAEVPPQPWTVENVIDFAHERGGLAIAAHPYRVFGLGDFAKNYVIDAVEVLNGGCSRQLNMLAGELAKAMALPGVAGSDAHRADELWTVYNEIQASTDLDEILRAIKRGHVRVAYAGKSIHF is encoded by the coding sequence TTGATTCATGCAGACCTACACATTCATACAATGTTTTCGCCCGATGCTTCAATACACCCAAAAACCATAGTGGAGCAGCTTTTCGCCCACCCCCATATAAAAGCGGCTGCAATAACAGATCATAACACAGTTAGAGGATACCATAAGGTGTTGGAGTTAGCCAAAGCCTACCCAGACATCCTAATTATTCCAGGCATCGAAGTCAGCTCTTTTGGCGGCGATTTGATCCTTTTAGGAATTGCTGAAGTTCCGCCCCAACCGTGGACCGTTGAAAATGTCATAGATTTTGCCCATGAAAGAGGTGGCTTGGCGATTGCTGCACATCCCTATAGGGTCTTCGGTTTGGGCGATTTCGCCAAAAACTATGTTATTGACGCTGTTGAGGTTTTGAATGGCGGTTGCTCCCGCCAACTCAACATGCTAGCCGGGGAACTAGCAAAGGCGATGGCTTTGCCCGGCGTGGCTGGAAGCGACGCCCATAGGGCGGATGAGCTTTGGACCGTTTACAACGAAATTCAAGCTTCAACGGATTTAGATGAAATTTTAAGGGCTATTAAACGGGGACATGTTAGGGTTGCCTATGCTGGAAAGTCAATACATTTTTAA
- a CDS encoding MBL fold metallo-hydrolase, protein MSSLQIKFLGATHEVGRAAISVKTEKTQVLLDYGVMLNHEPGFPMHVPPKEVDAIILGHSHLDHSGAIPIFFIQGKKTVYANRLTAELSQLLISDFIHLSSYYLPYEYLELRTMMRHIKHLDFGVKETVGDITFELRNAGHIPGSAQVLIEAEGKRLLYTGDFNLIDTRLLEGAKMDYGDLDAVIIESTYADEDHPERPELEKSFVEEVTEVVERGGTVLIPAFSIGRSQEIACILAAHHFEHPVYLDGMAREASRMMMNHMQFLRDPKLFMDAIHSVNWVEGWRDRRKATKIPCVIISPAGMLKGGPAAFYISKIGKKANNAVFLVSYQIPGTPGRELLEKGVCVIDGKMRKVKATVKHFDFSSHCGAKELKEAVKRINGKAKFYVIHGAEGNCELLAKWIEKEAGLEAVAPKPGDTFKV, encoded by the coding sequence ATGAGTTCACTTCAAATAAAGTTTCTAGGCGCAACTCACGAGGTGGGTAGAGCAGCCATATCCGTCAAAACGGAAAAGACACAGGTTTTGCTAGACTATGGTGTAATGCTAAACCATGAGCCGGGCTTTCCAATGCATGTCCCTCCCAAAGAGGTGGACGCGATAATTTTGGGTCACAGCCACCTCGACCACTCCGGTGCAATCCCCATATTCTTCATTCAGGGGAAGAAAACCGTTTACGCGAATAGGCTTACAGCGGAGCTTAGCCAACTGTTAATTTCAGACTTCATACACCTTTCCAGCTATTACCTTCCATACGAGTATCTTGAACTCCGAACCATGATGAGGCACATTAAACACCTGGATTTCGGCGTAAAAGAAACTGTTGGAGACATAACCTTTGAGCTCCGCAACGCTGGACACATTCCAGGAAGCGCCCAAGTCCTCATAGAGGCTGAGGGAAAGAGGCTATTGTATACAGGCGACTTCAATCTGATAGACACAAGGCTTTTAGAGGGGGCGAAAATGGATTATGGCGACTTAGACGCCGTCATAATTGAGAGCACATATGCAGATGAAGACCATCCAGAGCGTCCAGAACTCGAAAAAAGCTTTGTTGAGGAAGTCACAGAGGTTGTGGAGCGGGGAGGAACAGTTCTCATACCAGCCTTCAGCATTGGGAGATCCCAAGAAATCGCGTGCATCCTTGCCGCGCACCATTTTGAGCACCCGGTTTACCTTGATGGTATGGCGCGGGAAGCCAGCAGAATGATGATGAACCACATGCAGTTCTTAAGAGACCCAAAACTTTTCATGGACGCCATCCACTCGGTCAACTGGGTGGAAGGGTGGCGAGACCGCAGAAAAGCCACAAAAATTCCATGCGTAATAATTTCACCAGCTGGCATGTTAAAAGGCGGTCCGGCAGCATTTTACATATCAAAAATTGGTAAAAAGGCAAACAACGCCGTTTTCCTCGTAAGCTACCAAATCCCTGGCACGCCTGGAAGAGAACTCCTAGAGAAGGGCGTATGCGTCATCGATGGGAAAATGCGAAAGGTTAAGGCAACGGTTAAACATTTCGACTTCTCATCTCATTGCGGTGCAAAAGAGCTTAAAGAAGCCGTAAAAAGGATTAATGGCAAAGCAAAATTCTATGTAATCCATGGCGCCGAAGGAAATTGTGAACTCCTTGCAAAATGGATAGAGAAAGAAGCCGGGCTGGAGGCTGTGGCACCAAAACCCGGAGATACATTTAAGGTTTAA
- a CDS encoding archaemetzincin family Zn-dependent metalloprotease, which translates to MKIGILRIGQVDLDVLERICENLNMAFLKAQCYITPEILALPQEAFDKARRQYRSDIILGMVAGYAEKAKNLSHVLGVVDADIYVPGLNFVFGEAECPGKAALISLWRLKPEFYGAPSNFELFIERGTKEAVHELGHTFGLIHCKNPFCVMYFSNSIFETDRKKGIFCNICYSKVQKLLQTQ; encoded by the coding sequence ATGAAGATAGGAATTTTACGCATAGGACAAGTAGACCTAGACGTCCTTGAAAGAATATGCGAAAATCTCAACATGGCCTTCCTAAAAGCTCAGTGCTACATAACCCCTGAAATCTTGGCTTTGCCGCAGGAAGCCTTCGACAAAGCGAGAAGGCAGTACCGTTCAGACATAATTTTGGGCATGGTGGCAGGTTACGCGGAAAAAGCCAAAAACCTAAGCCATGTTTTAGGAGTGGTTGACGCCGACATTTATGTTCCAGGATTAAACTTTGTTTTCGGAGAGGCTGAATGCCCAGGAAAAGCCGCCCTAATATCCCTTTGGAGATTGAAGCCGGAATTTTATGGTGCTCCATCAAATTTTGAGCTTTTCATTGAAAGGGGCACAAAGGAAGCGGTGCACGAGCTTGGACATACTTTTGGCTTAATCCACTGCAAAAATCCATTCTGTGTTATGTATTTTTCCAACTCCATTTTTGAAACCGACAGAAAGAAAGGCATATTTTGCAACATCTGCTATTCAAAAGTTCAGAAACTTCTGCAAACTCAATAG
- a CDS encoding zinc metalloprotease HtpX, translated as MPSVWKLRLSMVGTLALIIGLSTLVFTLILSLIGIPNLLVLGVLVVAFNVGQWLISPYIIDALYRTREIPEDENPKLHRIVEDLSRKSGLKKPRLMLAQIPIPNAFAYGSPIAGNRVAVTSGLLKTLDEGEVEAVIGHELGHLKHKDVQIMMFVSLLPALFYYIGYSLIISSMYGRQREEGSGTAALGFGFMAFSWILNMFILYLSRLREYYADRHSALIVDSGAQKLSEGLAKIVYATRNMGRTRRQVQHLNAFKALFITDPDRVETDSAALSAVASSDQKLVQELLSKRLTTLDRIIEIFSTHPNIVKRLKALQEIS; from the coding sequence ATGCCAAGTGTATGGAAGCTTCGCTTATCCATGGTTGGGACATTAGCCCTAATAATAGGCTTATCCACGCTAGTGTTTACGCTAATCTTGAGTTTAATTGGCATCCCGAACTTGTTGGTTTTGGGAGTTTTAGTTGTGGCATTCAACGTGGGACAGTGGCTGATCTCCCCATACATCATTGACGCCCTATACCGAACACGCGAAATACCAGAAGACGAAAATCCGAAACTTCACCGGATAGTCGAGGATTTGAGCAGAAAAAGCGGTTTGAAAAAGCCTAGGCTTATGCTTGCACAAATTCCAATTCCAAACGCCTTCGCATACGGCTCGCCCATCGCTGGAAACCGTGTAGCCGTGACCAGTGGGCTTCTAAAAACCCTTGATGAAGGAGAGGTTGAAGCCGTCATAGGACATGAGTTGGGCCACTTAAAGCACAAGGACGTGCAGATAATGATGTTCGTTTCGCTTCTTCCAGCACTATTCTACTACATTGGCTATTCACTGATAATCTCCTCAATGTATGGCAGACAAAGAGAAGAGGGCAGTGGAACAGCCGCACTGGGTTTTGGTTTCATGGCATTCTCATGGATTCTAAACATGTTTATACTGTACTTGAGTCGTCTCCGCGAGTATTATGCTGACAGACACAGCGCTCTAATAGTTGACAGTGGAGCACAAAAACTTTCAGAAGGCTTAGCAAAAATTGTCTACGCAACTAGGAACATGGGGCGAACAAGAAGACAAGTTCAGCATCTAAACGCCTTCAAGGCTTTATTCATAACAGACCCGGACCGTGTGGAAACTGACTCTGCAGCTTTGTCAGCAGTAGCATCAAGCGACCAAAAACTTGTCCAAGAACTTCTGTCAAAGAGGCTGACAACCCTGGATAGGATAATCGAGATTTTCTCAACGCATCCAAATATAGTTAAACGCCTAAAAGCCCTACAAGAAATAAGCTAA
- a CDS encoding dipeptide epimerase gives MGIQRIEVYPVTLAYREPFRIAPGASTESHNVVVKIVTDYGVYGWGESSPSERVTGETAETVIKALGKIAPKLIGMCPLRIEQNVELMDSIVAGNPAAKAAIDIALHDIFGKTVRKELFRVLGGYRTEVLTDITLGIKSPKEMAKDAVKAVKKGFKALKVKVGVNPEEDVERIRLIREAVGEKIEIRIDANQGWTPKQAIEVLNKIEKFNIQFVEQPVPAEDLKGLIEVKRNSPIPIMADESIHSPEDTLRLIRAEAIDLINIKLMKSGGIHKAKKIAAIAEAAGIPCMIGCMGESEIGIAAGAHLAAAVKNIQYADLDSDLLLKDKLVIKGGTKVKNSMRTFPKQHGLGIKELNSKILGKPLKVYQ, from the coding sequence TTGGGGATTCAAAGAATAGAGGTTTATCCGGTTACTTTGGCTTACCGTGAGCCTTTTAGGATTGCACCGGGCGCAAGCACCGAAAGTCACAACGTTGTCGTAAAAATAGTTACGGATTATGGCGTTTACGGCTGGGGTGAATCTTCCCCATCTGAGCGGGTTACTGGCGAAACAGCGGAAACTGTCATCAAAGCCTTGGGCAAGATTGCGCCCAAGCTTATTGGCATGTGCCCCTTAAGAATTGAGCAAAATGTTGAGCTTATGGACTCCATTGTGGCTGGAAACCCCGCTGCAAAAGCGGCTATAGACATAGCCTTACATGACATTTTCGGCAAGACTGTTCGAAAAGAGCTCTTCCGTGTTCTAGGCGGCTACAGAACAGAAGTTTTAACCGACATAACACTTGGCATAAAGTCTCCAAAGGAAATGGCCAAAGACGCTGTTAAAGCCGTTAAGAAAGGGTTTAAAGCCCTAAAGGTTAAGGTTGGCGTAAACCCAGAAGAAGACGTTGAGCGGATTAGGCTCATCCGCGAGGCAGTTGGCGAAAAAATAGAGATAAGAATTGATGCAAATCAAGGGTGGACGCCAAAACAAGCCATAGAGGTTCTGAACAAAATTGAAAAGTTTAACATTCAGTTTGTGGAGCAGCCAGTTCCAGCAGAAGACTTGAAAGGCTTAATTGAGGTTAAGCGAAACTCTCCCATACCAATAATGGCGGATGAAAGCATCCACTCACCAGAAGACACCCTCCGCCTAATAAGAGCTGAAGCCATAGACTTAATTAACATAAAATTGATGAAAAGCGGAGGCATCCACAAAGCCAAGAAAATAGCCGCCATAGCAGAAGCCGCCGGAATACCATGCATGATAGGCTGTATGGGAGAGTCGGAAATAGGCATAGCCGCCGGAGCCCACCTAGCGGCAGCAGTAAAAAATATACAATATGCAGACTTAGACTCAGATTTGCTGCTTAAAGATAAATTAGTCATAAAGGGCGGAACAAAAGTCAAAAACTCAATGCGCACATTCCCAAAACAACACGGCTTGGGAATAAAAGAGCTTAACAGCAAAATCCTTGGGAAGCCGCTGAAGGTTTATCAGTAA
- a CDS encoding ABC transporter permease: MLEGFGNFLLKELKELVRDPKILLGMIIVPLVMFPFLGIVMNYAMKSAQEKAAKAALIVVDNDGGYWANNFTETLQMAGINIFIESDVVLSDENITRLLSKYNVTQILEIPRGFNDTINAYLSGQKVGIKLNFYGVLSTIGTFESMGSSAVDAWVEQFNRWVAPNVVAVEKSTIIKGEVKRGVDPAMLSGLLMYQSIALPVTVMILLTYSVQIAATSVAMEKEEKTLETLLTLPMDRLSILWGKLSGSIIVAAVGAAAYMVGYSYVLGSIMSGIPANINLDLAALGLTPSFYGYLLLGLSLFVTILSALALAVIMSAFAEDVRSAQSFVGYIYPIVFLPSFALMYLDINTLPLAVRMIFYAIPFSHPIIASKAIVMGDYLTAVFGIIYVSAFTMIVMYAASRLFATEKILTAKLKFKKMGGRGGKTAEELQ; the protein is encoded by the coding sequence TTGCTTGAGGGGTTCGGCAACTTTTTATTAAAAGAACTCAAAGAACTTGTAAGAGACCCGAAAATACTTTTGGGCATGATTATTGTCCCCCTAGTTATGTTTCCATTTTTAGGCATCGTCATGAACTATGCAATGAAATCCGCTCAGGAAAAAGCGGCAAAAGCCGCCCTTATTGTCGTGGACAACGATGGGGGATACTGGGCCAATAATTTCACAGAAACGCTTCAGATGGCGGGCATAAACATTTTCATTGAAAGTGATGTCGTGTTAAGTGATGAAAACATAACAAGGCTACTGTCAAAATATAACGTCACACAAATTCTCGAAATTCCCAGGGGCTTTAATGACACTATTAACGCATATCTTAGCGGGCAAAAAGTGGGCATTAAACTAAATTTCTATGGGGTGCTATCCACCATAGGTACCTTCGAAAGCATGGGATCGTCAGCGGTTGACGCTTGGGTTGAACAATTTAATAGGTGGGTTGCTCCAAATGTTGTGGCGGTTGAGAAGTCAACAATTATAAAGGGTGAGGTTAAGCGCGGCGTGGACCCAGCCATGCTTTCTGGTCTGCTTATGTACCAGTCAATCGCCCTACCAGTAACAGTAATGATTTTGCTCACATATTCGGTGCAGATAGCAGCCACTTCTGTGGCTATGGAAAAGGAGGAGAAAACCCTTGAAACTTTGCTGACTCTGCCGATGGACCGCCTTTCAATACTTTGGGGGAAGCTTTCCGGTTCAATAATTGTTGCCGCTGTGGGCGCCGCAGCTTATATGGTTGGCTACAGCTACGTATTGGGTTCTATAATGTCGGGGATTCCAGCCAACATAAACTTGGATTTAGCTGCTTTGGGGCTTACGCCTTCATTTTATGGCTATCTACTTTTGGGCTTGTCCCTCTTTGTGACGATACTTTCAGCCTTAGCACTGGCTGTCATAATGTCGGCTTTCGCCGAAGATGTTAGAAGCGCTCAATCCTTCGTCGGCTACATTTATCCAATTGTGTTCCTTCCATCCTTTGCCCTAATGTATTTGGATATAAACACTTTGCCGCTGGCTGTGAGAATGATTTTTTACGCTATTCCCTTCAGCCACCCAATAATAGCTTCAAAAGCCATTGTAATGGGTGACTACCTGACCGCAGTATTCGGCATAATCTATGTTTCAGCCTTCACAATGATAGTCATGTATGCAGCCTCAAGACTTTTTGCAACAGAGAAAATCCTAACAGCAAAATTAAAGTTTAAAAAAATGGGAGGGCGCGGCGGAAAAACCGCTGAGGAGCTTCAGTAA
- a CDS encoding ABC transporter ATP-binding protein: protein MLAVEAHDVAKVFGSIRALDGLSFSVKPGEVFGLIGPNGAGKTTALRIVSTLLLPTSGTVKVFGRDVVRDAAEVRRIISYLPEEAGAYRYLSGWEYLEFMAKFHTSDKAEARKMVLEAAEISGLGERLKDKTKTYSKGMKRRLLVARALMLKPKLAILDEPTSGLDVLHSYHVREIIKSYVKRHGVTVLLSSHNMLEVEYLCDRVALINKGKIVAEGEPQELKEKFGSTNLEEVFAKVVKLA from the coding sequence ATGTTGGCTGTTGAAGCTCATGATGTCGCCAAGGTTTTCGGAAGCATTCGTGCTTTAGATGGTTTAAGTTTCAGCGTCAAGCCCGGCGAGGTTTTCGGGCTTATTGGTCCGAATGGCGCTGGGAAAACAACTGCCCTTCGGATAGTTTCAACATTGCTTCTGCCAACTTCTGGCACTGTTAAGGTTTTTGGACGTGACGTGGTGCGGGACGCGGCTGAAGTCCGCAGAATAATCTCCTATCTTCCAGAGGAGGCTGGTGCTTACCGTTATCTTTCCGGCTGGGAGTATCTGGAGTTTATGGCTAAGTTTCACACCAGCGACAAGGCTGAGGCACGTAAAATGGTTTTGGAGGCTGCCGAAATATCCGGTTTGGGGGAACGGCTAAAAGACAAGACTAAAACTTATAGTAAGGGGATGAAGCGCCGCCTCCTCGTTGCCAGAGCCTTAATGCTCAAGCCGAAGCTGGCTATCCTAGACGAACCTACAAGCGGTTTAGATGTGCTTCACTCCTATCATGTTAGGGAGATAATAAAAAGCTATGTTAAGAGGCACGGCGTGACTGTTCTCCTTTCAAGCCACAACATGCTTGAGGTTGAGTATTTGTGCGATAGGGTTGCCCTAATAAATAAGGGTAAAATAGTTGCTGAAGGGGAGCCCCAAGAACTGAAGGAGAAGTTCGGAAGCACAAATTTGGAAGAGGTCTTCGCGAAGGTGGTTAAGCTTGCTTGA
- a CDS encoding glycosyltransferase family 2 protein, producing MENLQMDDVQSDGASGSNGRKISVFIPVYRYSDFLGELLEGLVNDSYRNREIFVTIDEPTVEAYRVVERFRDRVHFILSSQRRGKVEALNEAVKFSSGEILVFLDADVKLGECRDFLGTIASEMEDADILDVKKKIVKDSFISRMVSYEFVGSNFSSFLYSKLVQKCFAVGGTAFAIKRETFEEVGGFAKVISEDLDLAAKAFFLNKRFKFTDKAEVYTKAPSKWSSWLAQRKRWGIGTGLWIKTHGGKVVRYIARYPYIAFPCALMLFPAVTLILFNYICSLFPNVQLFNFIPRALASQLTFTGVPTLPPSIASILFTTSTNFFLGFILFSMVFYLAARKLKFQFSIVEFITYYFFYQPISFIVLLAGIIAGILFKNHKIDWKL from the coding sequence TTGGAGAATTTGCAGATGGACGATGTTCAGAGCGATGGCGCTTCCGGCTCTAATGGCAGGAAAATCAGTGTTTTTATACCTGTTTATAGGTATTCTGATTTTCTGGGGGAGCTTCTTGAGGGTTTGGTTAATGACTCTTACCGAAATAGGGAGATTTTTGTTACAATAGATGAGCCTACGGTTGAGGCGTATAGGGTTGTTGAGCGTTTTCGGGATAGGGTGCATTTTATTTTGAGCAGTCAAAGACGGGGAAAGGTTGAGGCTTTAAACGAGGCTGTTAAGTTTTCCAGTGGGGAGATTCTTGTTTTTCTAGACGCAGATGTTAAGCTTGGCGAGTGTAGGGATTTTTTGGGGACGATAGCTTCGGAGATGGAGGACGCGGACATCCTTGACGTAAAGAAGAAGATTGTTAAGGATTCTTTTATATCAAGAATGGTGAGTTATGAGTTTGTCGGCTCAAACTTTTCAAGCTTCCTGTACTCAAAACTTGTGCAGAAGTGTTTTGCGGTTGGCGGCACAGCCTTCGCCATTAAAAGGGAAACCTTTGAGGAAGTCGGCGGATTTGCCAAAGTGATCTCAGAAGACTTAGACTTGGCTGCAAAAGCCTTCTTTCTAAATAAACGATTCAAATTTACGGATAAAGCTGAAGTTTACACAAAGGCTCCCTCAAAGTGGAGTAGCTGGTTGGCTCAGAGGAAGAGGTGGGGCATTGGGACAGGGTTGTGGATTAAAACTCATGGGGGGAAAGTTGTCAGATACATTGCGAGGTATCCGTACATAGCTTTTCCCTGTGCCCTCATGCTTTTCCCAGCGGTCACCCTCATCCTTTTCAACTACATATGCTCCCTTTTCCCAAATGTCCAGCTATTCAACTTTATCCCAAGAGCCTTGGCATCACAATTAACCTTTACAGGCGTGCCCACTCTTCCCCCTTCAATAGCCTCCATATTATTTACGACCTCAACAAACTTCTTTTTAGGATTCATCCTTTTTTCAATGGTTTTCTATTTAGCCGCAAGGAAACTCAAATTTCAATTCAGCATTGTCGAATTCATAACATACTACTTCTTTTATCAGCCCATATCCTTCATCGTCCTCTTGGCTGGCATAATCGCCGGAATCCTTTTTAAAAACCACAAAATAGACTGGAAATTATAG